Proteins found in one uncultured Desulfuromonas sp. genomic segment:
- the rpsE gene encoding 30S ribosomal protein S5 → MIDRVIHINRCAKVVKGGRRFSFSALVVVGDGNGQVGFGHGKAKEVPEAIRKGVEKAKKNMIQVPLDDRTIPFDVLGNFGAGSVLLKPASKGTGVIAGGPARAVLEAAGVGDILSKCLGSNNPHNVVKATMEALKQLKSAEEIKARRGLTA, encoded by the coding sequence ATGATTGATCGTGTGATCCACATCAATCGTTGTGCCAAAGTAGTCAAGGGTGGACGGCGTTTCAGCTTCTCCGCACTTGTTGTTGTTGGCGACGGTAATGGCCAGGTAGGGTTCGGCCATGGCAAGGCAAAAGAAGTTCCTGAAGCAATTCGCAAAGGGGTTGAGAAAGCCAAGAAGAACATGATTCAAGTTCCCTTGGATGATCGGACTATTCCTTTTGATGTTTTGGGTAATTTTGGTGCTGGGAGTGTGTTGTTGAAACCCGCTTCTAAGGGTACCGGTGTTATCGCTGGTGGACCGGCACGTGCCGTGCTTGAAGCTGCTGGTGTAGGTGATATTCTGTCCAAATGCCTGGGCTCGAATAACCCTCATAATGTTGTTAAAGCAACGATGGAAGCTCTGAAGCAGCTGAAAAGTGCGGAAGAGATTAAAGCCCGTCGCGGCCTGACAGCATAA
- the rpmC gene encoding 50S ribosomal protein L29, producing the protein MKAKELQGFSVEELEKKSLELSQELFNLKFQLHTGHLEDTAKIPQVRKDIARVKTVLRQKLA; encoded by the coding sequence ATGAAGGCTAAGGAATTACAGGGCTTCAGTGTTGAAGAACTTGAGAAAAAATCTCTGGAATTGAGCCAGGAACTGTTTAACCTGAAATTCCAATTGCACACCGGACATCTTGAAGATACGGCCAAGATTCCCCAAGTGCGTAAGGATATTGCACGGGTCAAGACTGTTTTGCGGCAGAAACTTGCGTAA
- the rplF gene encoding 50S ribosomal protein L6, with protein MSRIGKKPVVIPAGVKVDLKKDHIDVQGPKGKLARSIPNTVLVSMDADTINVEPVKTARRDTAMQGLYRSLISNMVEGVTSGFSKVLEINGVGYRADVKGSTLNLALGYSHPIEYPLPEGISVEVEKQTKLTVSGIDKELVGATAAKIRSFRGPEPYKGKGIKYADERILRKAGKAGK; from the coding sequence ATGTCTCGAATTGGTAAAAAGCCTGTAGTGATTCCGGCAGGAGTCAAAGTCGATCTTAAAAAGGACCATATTGACGTTCAGGGTCCTAAGGGGAAGTTGGCCCGTTCGATTCCTAACACTGTGCTGGTTTCCATGGATGCTGACACGATTAATGTCGAGCCGGTTAAAACGGCACGCCGTGATACAGCAATGCAAGGTCTGTATCGCTCCCTGATCTCCAATATGGTAGAAGGGGTTACAAGCGGTTTTTCTAAGGTTCTCGAAATTAACGGTGTCGGTTATCGTGCGGATGTCAAGGGCAGTACATTGAATCTGGCTCTGGGGTATTCACACCCCATCGAGTATCCGCTGCCGGAAGGTATTTCTGTAGAAGTAGAAAAACAAACCAAGTTGACCGTAAGCGGGATCGATAAAGAGCTGGTTGGTGCAACAGCCGCTAAGATTCGTTCATTTCGTGGTCCTGAGCCCTATAAAGGCAAGGGGATCAAGTACGCTGATGAGCGTATCCTGCGTAAAGCCGGTAAGGCTGGTAAGTAA
- the rpmD gene encoding 50S ribosomal protein L30, whose translation MANEIKVTLKKSGIGRPEYFTKVLKGLGLTKLNKTVVLKDTPEIRGMINKVCHMVVVEEA comes from the coding sequence ATGGCAAATGAAATTAAAGTAACGCTGAAGAAGAGTGGCATTGGCCGTCCTGAGTATTTTACCAAAGTGCTCAAGGGGCTTGGCCTGACTAAACTCAATAAAACCGTTGTTTTGAAGGATACACCTGAGATTCGTGGCATGATCAACAAGGTCTGTCACATGGTCGTTGTTGAGGAAGCCTAG
- the secY gene encoding preprotein translocase subunit SecY yields the protein MFKSLQNIFRIAELRQRILFTLMMLAVYRVGCHVPTPGVNGQVLASFFEGTQGTLLGMVSAFTGGALQRMTVFALGIMPYISASIILQLLTVVFEPVQRLSKEGEQGRKVITRWTRYGTVLLSVVQGAGIAVGLQSMNVAGDPVVPNQGIGFVILTVFTLTAGTAFIMWIGEQITERGIGNGISLIIFAGIIANMPSAIVNTIRLLRTGAMPPVTMLFILVLMVLVIMAIVFMERAQRRVPIHYAKRVVGMRNLGGQSSHLPLKINMSGVIPPIFASSIIMFPATVANFVHVEWVQKLAGMMTPSHWLYNVFFVAFIVFFCYFYTAVTFNPVDVAENVKNQGGYIPGVRPGKATSDFLDVVLSRLTFAGAIYVSVVCVLPTMLIGQLNVPFYFGGTSLLIVVGVGMDTASQIESHLISRSYEGFMRGASIKGRRG from the coding sequence TTGTTTAAAAGTCTTCAAAATATCTTCCGCATTGCGGAACTGCGCCAACGTATCCTGTTTACTTTGATGATGCTTGCGGTTTATCGGGTTGGTTGTCATGTTCCGACTCCAGGTGTCAATGGTCAGGTCTTAGCAAGTTTTTTTGAAGGCACTCAAGGTACACTTCTTGGGATGGTCAGTGCGTTTACCGGTGGCGCTTTGCAGCGTATGACGGTTTTCGCACTGGGAATCATGCCCTATATCAGTGCCTCTATTATACTGCAGCTGTTGACGGTGGTTTTTGAGCCGGTTCAGCGCTTGTCAAAGGAAGGTGAGCAGGGCCGTAAAGTCATTACGCGCTGGACGCGTTATGGAACGGTTTTACTTTCCGTTGTTCAGGGTGCCGGTATTGCTGTTGGTCTGCAATCCATGAATGTTGCAGGTGACCCGGTGGTTCCTAATCAGGGAATTGGATTTGTTATCCTGACGGTGTTCACGCTGACGGCTGGTACAGCATTTATCATGTGGATAGGTGAGCAGATTACTGAGCGCGGCATCGGCAATGGCATTTCGCTAATCATCTTTGCCGGTATTATCGCTAATATGCCATCAGCTATTGTGAATACGATCCGCTTGCTGCGCACCGGTGCTATGCCTCCGGTGACCATGTTGTTCATTCTGGTCCTGATGGTCCTTGTGATTATGGCCATTGTCTTTATGGAACGAGCACAACGACGTGTGCCGATCCATTATGCCAAGAGGGTTGTCGGTATGCGCAACCTTGGGGGGCAATCGAGCCACCTGCCGCTGAAGATCAATATGAGTGGTGTTATACCGCCGATTTTTGCCAGTTCAATTATTATGTTCCCGGCAACGGTGGCAAACTTCGTCCATGTCGAATGGGTTCAGAAGTTGGCAGGAATGATGACACCAAGCCATTGGCTGTATAATGTGTTTTTTGTTGCATTCATTGTTTTCTTTTGTTATTTCTACACGGCTGTAACATTTAACCCTGTTGATGTGGCTGAAAATGTCAAAAATCAGGGTGGCTATATCCCCGGTGTGCGTCCTGGAAAAGCGACATCTGATTTTCTCGATGTCGTCTTGAGCCGGTTGACGTTTGCGGGTGCAATTTATGTTTCCGTTGTCTGTGTGCTGCCGACAATGCTGATTGGTCAGCTTAATGTACCCTTTTATTTTGGTGGTACCTCTTTGTTGATCGTGGTTGGCGTTGGAATGGACACTGCGTCACAGATTGAGTCGCATTTGATTTCACGCTCCTATGAAGGGTTTATGCGTGGTGCCAGTATTAAAGGGCGACGGGGCTAA
- the rplN gene encoding 50S ribosomal protein L14 encodes MIQMQTVLDVADNSGARKLCCIKVLGGSKRKYAGLGDIIVCSVREAMPNSKVKKGDVVRAVIVRTAKEVARQDGSRIRFDKNSAVVVNASGEPVGTRIFGPVARELRARRFMKIVSLAPEVL; translated from the coding sequence ATGATTCAGATGCAAACCGTTCTTGATGTAGCTGACAACTCCGGAGCCCGGAAGTTGTGCTGCATTAAGGTTCTGGGCGGCTCTAAGCGCAAATATGCGGGGCTGGGCGATATAATTGTCTGCTCTGTTCGCGAAGCGATGCCCAATTCTAAAGTTAAAAAAGGTGATGTCGTTCGTGCTGTAATCGTGCGCACGGCTAAAGAAGTTGCCCGTCAGGATGGATCGCGGATCCGTTTTGACAAGAACTCGGCTGTTGTCGTTAACGCGTCAGGTGAGCCGGTGGGTACCCGTATCTTTGGTCCTGTGGCCCGTGAGTTACGCGCTCGACGTTTTATGAAGATCGTATCGCTGGCACCTGAGGTGCTTTGA
- the rpmJ gene encoding 50S ribosomal protein L36, with product MKVRASVKTICDKCKVIKRKGVLRVICENPKHKQRQG from the coding sequence ATGAAAGTTCGTGCATCTGTAAAGACCATTTGTGATAAATGCAAAGTAATCAAGCGTAAGGGCGTTTTGCGCGTGATTTGCGAAAACCCCAAGCATAAGCAAAGACAGGGTTAA
- the rpsQ gene encoding 30S ribosomal protein S17: MASDRRNKKKLVGIVTSDKMDKTVVVKVDTLVQHPVYKKYIKRSMKYKAHDEQNQCAAGDKVLITEARPLSRDKRWRVSQVLEKTL; this comes from the coding sequence ATGGCATCAGATCGTCGTAATAAGAAAAAGCTGGTTGGTATCGTAACCAGTGACAAGATGGATAAAACTGTCGTTGTTAAGGTGGATACTCTTGTTCAGCATCCTGTGTACAAGAAATACATCAAGCGCAGTATGAAATATAAGGCACATGATGAGCAAAACCAGTGTGCTGCCGGGGATAAAGTGTTGATTACCGAAGCGCGCCCGCTTTCACGCGATAAGCGCTGGCGGGTCAGCCAGGTCCTTGAGAAAACACTGTAG
- the rplP gene encoding 50S ribosomal protein L16, translating into MLMPKKVKHRKQFKGRMKGAAKGATNINFGDYGLQATNRGWLSSRQIEAARRAMTRYIKRGGKIWIRVFPDKSLTRKAAETRMGKGKGSPDSWVAVVRPGMVLYEMQGVSEEVAREALRLAAHKLPISTKFVAREESSNEG; encoded by the coding sequence ATGTTAATGCCCAAGAAGGTCAAACATAGAAAGCAGTTTAAAGGTCGCATGAAAGGTGCGGCCAAAGGTGCAACCAATATCAATTTCGGCGATTACGGTCTTCAGGCCACGAATCGCGGATGGTTGTCCTCGCGTCAGATTGAAGCTGCGCGTCGTGCCATGACCCGCTACATCAAGCGTGGTGGTAAAATTTGGATTCGCGTGTTTCCTGATAAATCCCTGACCCGCAAAGCCGCTGAAACCCGTATGGGTAAAGGTAAGGGTTCTCCTGATAGCTGGGTTGCCGTGGTTCGTCCAGGTATGGTTCTTTATGAAATGCAGGGTGTTTCGGAAGAAGTTGCCCGCGAGGCGCTCCGTCTTGCTGCTCATAAGCTGCCAATCTCAACTAAGTTTGTAGCCAGAGAGGAGAGTTCAAATGAAGGCTAA
- the rplX gene encoding 50S ribosomal protein L24 — MAVKKFHVKKGDLVQVMAGKEKGKQGKVLNVFYGKDRLTVENLNVVKRHTRPSRQNQEGGIVEKEAPMSASNVMLVCSACNQPSRTGIRVLDDGTKARFCKKCNEVVDK; from the coding sequence ATGGCTGTAAAAAAGTTTCATGTAAAAAAAGGTGATCTGGTCCAGGTGATGGCCGGTAAAGAGAAGGGCAAGCAGGGTAAAGTCTTGAATGTCTTCTACGGCAAGGATCGTCTGACCGTTGAAAACCTGAATGTTGTTAAGCGTCATACGCGTCCTTCCCGGCAGAATCAGGAAGGTGGCATTGTTGAAAAAGAAGCACCGATGTCCGCTTCGAATGTCATGCTTGTCTGCAGTGCCTGTAATCAACCGTCACGCACGGGTATTCGCGTGCTGGACGACGGGACCAAGGCTCGTTTCTGCAAAAAGTGCAACGAAGTTGTCGACAAGTAA
- the rplE gene encoding 50S ribosomal protein L5 has translation MARLKDKYFEELAPKLRKDLGLTNAMQVPRVEKVVVNMGIGEAIQNIKLLESAVDELGKITGQKPVITKAKKSIAGFKLREDMPIGCMVTLRRERAYEFLDRLINIALPRVRDFKGVSPKAFDGRGNYTLGIREQIIFPEIDLEKVAKVGGLNISIVTTASTDEQGRALLTELGMPFRK, from the coding sequence ATGGCCAGGTTAAAAGATAAATATTTCGAAGAGCTTGCACCGAAGCTGCGCAAGGATCTGGGTCTGACCAACGCCATGCAGGTGCCTCGTGTTGAAAAAGTAGTTGTCAACATGGGTATCGGTGAGGCGATCCAGAACATCAAGTTGCTCGAATCTGCAGTTGATGAGCTGGGCAAGATCACCGGCCAAAAGCCGGTTATCACCAAGGCAAAGAAGTCAATCGCCGGCTTCAAATTGCGCGAAGACATGCCTATTGGTTGTATGGTGACTCTGCGTCGTGAGCGTGCTTATGAGTTTCTGGATCGTTTGATCAATATCGCCCTGCCACGTGTACGTGACTTCAAGGGTGTTTCTCCGAAGGCTTTTGATGGTCGCGGAAATTATACGCTCGGTATTCGTGAGCAGATCATCTTTCCTGAAATCGATCTGGAAAAAGTTGCCAAGGTTGGCGGATTGAATATTTCAATCGTAACAACTGCGTCGACTGATGAACAGGGACGTGCACTGCTGACAGAGCTCGGCATGCCCTTCAGGAAATAA
- the map gene encoding type I methionyl aminopeptidase — protein sequence MIIVKTPQEIDKMRISCQMVAEILQELREKVAPGITTCELDQIAEQACLKRKAKPAFKGYGGFPCSICASPNHTVVHGFATKQPLVAGDIISIDFGVLYNGFYGDSAVTLPVGDVNREKVRLMEVTKASLDAGIEKVAPGAFLSDVSAAVQTVVEAAGYSVVREFVGHGIGRSLHEDPQIPNYGKPGFGPKLKKGMVLAIEPMVNAGTQHVRVLDDGWTAVTQDGRPSAHFEHTVAVTETGYEILTRV from the coding sequence GTGATTATTGTCAAGACACCGCAAGAGATTGACAAGATGCGTATCTCTTGTCAGATGGTCGCGGAAATCCTTCAGGAACTGCGTGAGAAAGTTGCCCCTGGTATTACAACCTGCGAGTTGGATCAGATTGCGGAACAAGCCTGCTTGAAAAGGAAAGCTAAGCCTGCTTTTAAAGGATATGGTGGTTTTCCTTGTTCCATTTGTGCTTCTCCAAATCACACGGTTGTTCATGGTTTTGCTACGAAGCAACCTTTGGTTGCGGGTGATATTATAAGTATTGACTTTGGTGTTCTTTACAACGGCTTTTATGGCGATTCGGCTGTGACGTTGCCGGTTGGCGACGTTAATCGTGAAAAAGTGCGCTTGATGGAGGTCACCAAGGCTTCTCTTGACGCTGGGATAGAAAAGGTTGCACCTGGGGCCTTTTTGTCCGATGTTTCGGCTGCAGTGCAAACTGTTGTCGAGGCGGCTGGCTATTCTGTTGTCAGGGAATTCGTAGGTCACGGTATTGGTCGGTCTTTGCATGAAGATCCACAAATACCGAACTACGGAAAACCCGGTTTCGGTCCCAAACTGAAAAAGGGAATGGTTCTCGCGATAGAACCGATGGTGAATGCCGGGACTCAGCATGTTCGGGTGCTTGATGATGGATGGACTGCGGTGACGCAGGATGGTCGTCCATCTGCTCATTTCGAACACACGGTTGCGGTGACTGAAACTGGTTATGAAATACTGACCAGAGTGTAA
- the rplO gene encoding 50S ribosomal protein L15: MDLSNLSPAAGSVKNRKRIGRGPGSGTGKTAARGHKGQNSRSGGGVKPGFEGGQMPLQRRLPKRGFTPLDRKVYALVNLRDLETLEAGSVVDAESLIKAGLIKAVKDGVKILGDGELTKSLTVKAQKFSKSAVAKIEAAGGQIEEI; the protein is encoded by the coding sequence ATGGATTTGAGTAATTTGAGTCCCGCAGCGGGATCCGTTAAAAATAGAAAGCGTATTGGCCGCGGTCCCGGTTCCGGTACCGGCAAAACGGCTGCACGTGGTCATAAAGGCCAAAATTCTCGCTCCGGTGGTGGTGTTAAACCTGGTTTTGAAGGCGGTCAAATGCCTTTGCAGCGTCGCCTGCCTAAGCGTGGTTTTACTCCCTTGGACCGTAAAGTGTATGCCCTGGTTAATTTGCGCGATCTGGAAACTCTTGAAGCTGGTTCCGTCGTTGATGCAGAATCTTTGATCAAAGCAGGTCTGATCAAGGCTGTTAAGGATGGGGTTAAGATTCTCGGCGATGGTGAGTTGACCAAGTCTCTGACAGTCAAAGCTCAGAAATTCAGTAAATCTGCTGTTGCCAAGATTGAGGCAGCAGGCGGACAGATCGAGGAAATCTAA
- the rplV gene encoding 50S ribosomal protein L22: protein MEAKAKLRFVRMSPQKARLVVDMIRGKNVQEALNILRFSPQKPAGIVAELVKSAVANAEQKGVADVDKLYVKTITVDQGPALKRFIPRAQGRASKIRKPTSHVQVVLDEI, encoded by the coding sequence ATGGAAGCAAAAGCGAAATTAAGATTTGTCCGCATGTCCCCGCAAAAGGCTCGCCTTGTCGTGGATATGATTCGCGGAAAAAATGTACAGGAAGCGCTGAATATTTTGCGCTTTTCCCCGCAAAAACCTGCAGGTATCGTTGCGGAACTGGTGAAATCAGCAGTTGCAAATGCCGAGCAAAAGGGCGTAGCGGATGTTGATAAACTGTATGTTAAGACAATTACGGTCGATCAGGGACCGGCACTCAAGCGCTTTATTCCTCGCGCTCAGGGCCGTGCCAGTAAGATCCGTAAGCCAACTAGTCACGTCCAGGTCGTTCTGGACGAAATTTAG
- the rpsC gene encoding 30S ribosomal protein S3 — MGQKVHPVGFRLGVIRTWESKWYADEDYARFVHEDLKLRNYLKKRLYHAGISKIEIERAAGKMKLNIYAARPGIIIGKRGSEVEALKQELAKLTDKEIFLNIQEVRKPEMNAQLVAEGVALQLERRVAFRRAMKRSVGQSLRFGAQGIKITCSGRLGGAEMSRTEWYREGRVPLHTIRADIDYGFAEAKTTYGIIGVKVLIFKGEVLSREQ; from the coding sequence TTGGGCCAGAAAGTTCATCCTGTAGGGTTTCGCCTGGGTGTCATCAGAACCTGGGAATCGAAGTGGTATGCAGACGAAGATTATGCACGCTTTGTCCATGAAGATCTTAAACTGCGTAACTACCTGAAGAAGCGCTTGTATCATGCTGGTATCTCAAAAATTGAGATTGAGCGTGCCGCAGGTAAAATGAAATTGAATATTTATGCAGCGCGTCCCGGTATTATTATCGGTAAGCGTGGTTCGGAAGTTGAGGCGCTTAAGCAGGAGCTGGCCAAACTCACCGATAAGGAAATCTTCCTTAATATTCAAGAAGTTCGCAAGCCTGAGATGAATGCTCAGCTCGTGGCTGAAGGCGTCGCGCTTCAACTGGAGCGTCGAGTTGCTTTCCGTCGCGCCATGAAGCGTAGCGTAGGACAATCTCTGCGTTTCGGTGCCCAGGGTATTAAGATCACGTGCAGTGGTCGTCTGGGTGGTGCCGAGATGAGTCGTACCGAATGGTATCGCGAAGGTCGTGTGCCCCTGCACACAATCCGTGCTGATATCGATTACGGTTTCGCTGAAGCGAAAACGACCTACGGTATCATTGGAGTCAAGGTTCTCATCTTCAAGGGCGAAGTTCTCTCGCGAGAGCAGTAG
- the rplR gene encoding 50S ribosomal protein L18, translating into MAGVISRAQSRKRRQARVRRKVVGTAARPRLCVFRSAKHIYAQIIEDTTGTSLVSVSSQNQSVADGLNYTGNVAAAKAVGEAIAKMALEKDIKEVVFDRNGYVYHGRVKALADSAREAGLVF; encoded by the coding sequence GTGGCTGGCGTAATTTCAAGAGCACAATCGAGAAAAAGACGACAAGCACGTGTGCGTCGTAAGGTGGTTGGAACCGCTGCACGTCCCCGGCTGTGCGTTTTTCGTAGTGCAAAACACATTTATGCACAAATTATCGAAGATACAACAGGTACTTCACTGGTGTCGGTATCCTCTCAGAATCAGTCTGTTGCAGATGGTCTGAACTATACCGGCAATGTTGCCGCTGCGAAAGCAGTCGGAGAAGCGATTGCGAAGATGGCTCTTGAGAAAGATATTAAAGAGGTTGTTTTTGATCGCAATGGTTATGTCTATCACGGCCGTGTAAAGGCCCTGGCTGATTCAGCTCGTGAAGCCGGCCTGGTGTTTTAA
- a CDS encoding type Z 30S ribosomal protein S14: MAKKSMIAKAARPQKFKVRKYTRCPLCGRPRAYYRKFNMCRICLRKLALEGKLPGVLKSSW; the protein is encoded by the coding sequence GTGGCAAAAAAATCAATGATAGCCAAAGCAGCACGGCCCCAAAAGTTCAAGGTCAGAAAATATACCCGCTGTCCACTGTGTGGCCGTCCGCGCGCCTACTATCGGAAGTTCAACATGTGTCGGATTTGCTTGCGCAAATTGGCCCTTGAGGGTAAACTTCCTGGCGTTTTGAAATCTAGCTGGTAA
- the rplB gene encoding 50S ribosomal protein L2 codes for MAIKKFKPTSPGRRHMTASTFEEVTTATPEKSLLEPLKKSGGRNNNGRITKRHTGGGHKRKYRIIDFKRDKREIPARVVSIEYDPNRSARIALLNYADGEKRYILSPVGLEVGAEVVASESADIQPGNAMAIRAIPLGTWVHNVELKVGKGGQLARSAGAYAMIAAKEGRYAQLRLPSGEVRLVLQECCATIGQVGNTDHENVKIGKAGRNRWLGKRPQSRGVAMNPVDHPHGGGEGKSSGGRHPVTPWGVPTKGYKTRTNKRTDRFIVRRRNK; via the coding sequence ATGGCGATCAAAAAGTTTAAGCCGACCTCGCCGGGGCGCCGCCACATGACAGCCTCGACTTTCGAGGAGGTAACCACAGCGACACCTGAAAAGTCACTTTTGGAACCTCTGAAAAAGTCTGGCGGACGCAATAACAACGGACGAATTACTAAGCGCCACACTGGCGGTGGTCACAAGCGTAAGTACCGCATTATCGACTTTAAGCGGGATAAAAGAGAGATTCCTGCTCGTGTGGTTTCCATTGAGTATGACCCGAACCGCTCAGCACGTATTGCTCTGCTGAACTATGCCGACGGTGAGAAACGTTATATTCTCTCTCCTGTTGGACTAGAAGTCGGTGCCGAGGTTGTTGCCAGTGAATCAGCGGATATTCAGCCCGGCAACGCAATGGCTATCCGTGCCATTCCTCTGGGTACGTGGGTGCACAATGTTGAGCTGAAAGTTGGTAAGGGTGGACAGCTGGCACGTAGTGCTGGTGCCTATGCCATGATCGCCGCTAAAGAGGGCCGTTATGCTCAACTTCGTCTGCCTTCTGGTGAGGTTCGCCTGGTTCTCCAGGAGTGTTGTGCGACCATCGGTCAGGTGGGTAACACCGACCATGAGAACGTCAAGATTGGTAAGGCTGGACGTAATCGCTGGCTCGGCAAGCGTCCTCAGTCTCGTGGCGTGGCCATGAACCCCGTCGATCACCCGCACGGTGGTGGTGAAGGTAAGAGTTCTGGTGGACGTCATCCTGTTACGCCTTGGGGCGTTCCCACTAAGGGCTATAAAACCCGTACGAACAAACGGACGGATCGTTTCATTGTCCGTCGTCGGAACAAATAG
- a CDS encoding adenylate kinase has translation MKLILLGPPGAGKGTQAKTLVERLSVPQISTGDILRAAVKEGTPMGVKAKGFMDAGELVPDAVVVGIVEERLQKDDCAAGFILDGFPRTVPQADALSATLTTLGKELDSVISLEVDTEALVKRLAGRRTCRACGAGYHIEFEPPQKDGVCDKCGGELIQRDDDKEETIRNRMAVYLEQTLPLVDYYEKAGVLARVDGMLPIDDVRSAIFEILQVSE, from the coding sequence ATGAAGCTTATCTTGCTCGGACCCCCCGGGGCCGGTAAAGGAACGCAAGCCAAGACACTTGTTGAGCGCTTGTCCGTTCCACAAATATCGACAGGTGACATTCTGCGTGCTGCGGTCAAAGAAGGCACGCCGATGGGTGTGAAAGCGAAAGGTTTTATGGATGCCGGCGAGCTGGTTCCTGATGCGGTCGTCGTTGGCATCGTTGAGGAACGCTTGCAAAAAGACGACTGTGCTGCAGGGTTTATCCTTGATGGTTTTCCTCGCACTGTTCCTCAGGCCGATGCACTCAGTGCAACGTTGACGACATTAGGCAAAGAGCTTGATTCCGTCATTTCACTGGAAGTGGATACCGAGGCTTTAGTGAAGCGCCTGGCTGGACGTCGCACATGTAGGGCGTGTGGTGCTGGATATCACATTGAATTTGAACCGCCCCAAAAAGATGGCGTGTGTGATAAATGCGGTGGTGAGCTGATTCAGCGTGATGACGACAAAGAAGAAACCATTCGCAACCGTATGGCGGTCTATCTTGAGCAGACACTGCCGCTGGTTGACTATTATGAAAAAGCAGGCGTTCTGGCTCGGGTAGACGGCATGTTGCCGATAGATGATGTCCGCTCTGCTATTTTCGAAATTTTGCAGGTTTCTGAGTGA
- the rpsS gene encoding 30S ribosomal protein S19, with product MARSIKKGPYVEESLLRKVDLEGGTTASKVIKTWSRRSTIIPEFVGHTFAVHNGKKFLPVYVSENMVGHKLGEFAPTRTYYGHGADKKSKRK from the coding sequence GTGGCTAGATCAATTAAGAAGGGACCTTATGTAGAAGAAAGCCTGCTGCGCAAGGTTGATTTGGAAGGTGGAACAACGGCCAGCAAGGTCATCAAGACCTGGTCTCGCCGGAGCACGATTATCCCCGAATTCGTAGGGCATACCTTTGCTGTACATAACGGTAAGAAATTCCTTCCCGTTTATGTGAGTGAAAATATGGTAGGTCATAAACTTGGCGAATTTGCACCTACTCGGACCTACTACGGTCATGGTGCAGATAAGAAGTCCAAGAGAAAATAA
- the rpsH gene encoding 30S ribosomal protein S8, translated as MGMTDPISDMLTRIRNAGMAKHQKLEMPASKVKVAIASVLKDQGYIKNFKSINDGVQGKLRIYLKYDEKNVHVIHEIKRESTPGCRVYVGSDEIPKVKNGLGCAIVSTSQGVLPDVAAREAQIGGELVCTVW; from the coding sequence ATGGGAATGACCGATCCTATTTCAGATATGCTGACCCGTATTCGTAATGCGGGAATGGCGAAGCACCAGAAGCTTGAGATGCCTGCAAGTAAAGTTAAGGTAGCTATTGCATCAGTGCTTAAGGACCAGGGCTACATCAAAAATTTCAAGTCCATCAACGATGGTGTGCAGGGTAAACTGCGTATCTACTTGAAGTACGACGAGAAAAATGTCCATGTGATTCATGAGATTAAGCGTGAATCAACCCCTGGGTGTCGTGTTTATGTCGGCAGTGATGAGATCCCCAAGGTAAAAAATGGTCTCGGCTGTGCAATCGTATCTACATCACAGGGTGTATTGCCTGACGTTGCTGCTCGTGAAGCCCAAATCGGTGGCGAATTGGTCTGCACCGTTTGGTAA